The Phoenix dactylifera cultivar Barhee BC4 unplaced genomic scaffold, palm_55x_up_171113_PBpolish2nd_filt_p 000696F, whole genome shotgun sequence genome window below encodes:
- the LOC103698954 gene encoding uncharacterized protein LOC103698954 isoform X10 has product MSTEEQRKEAEAGAELEVVYKTKVVQFLGRSTPIILQNNNGPCPLIAICNVLLLRHNLNLSSDASEVSLQKLLSLVAERLIDSNSNVQDKDDGYVRNQQQNIADAIDLLPCLATGIDVNVHFRKINDFEFTRECTIFDLLDIGLYHGWIVDPQDTDTAEAIGSKSYNMLVAELVAFETRKSEGENKDVQEEDSVDFAAAATATLGVPSPSLSRGRSIDDYPVSATVDQTRGSDDIEEEEELMRALNLSRAEMSNPVKDSMSPVFDWSNPSPNLEESTHSKCFGSGTLADSLGVQNGVESQQSYQLDLFAGQESITSSDWKDGATSEDSSSVPRISSGNNSGQTVSEGSVELLMSSDSVENVRTHMLIQNVSLPLRSTDKDGSNGCCTNEDLRIASGGDKSVRQTCTEDISTSQIHDKPTDDLIDCNSAVFSGPVVHCSYLPSASEREKPSDVSVVVSSSLEREEHILESGHTAFQNREPVYEGEVVLAEQDDKTEEDNSPTNLKDVVARHQWQLIKNFLENNASQLTIYGLFCLQEGIKERELGVFFRNNHFCTMLSEDDSPTERCGREDEPYIDREGQEFEAADITSQNVLG; this is encoded by the exons ATGTCGACGGAGGAGCAGAGGAAGGAGGCGGAGGCCGGGGCGGAACTGGAGGTGGTCTACAAGACGAAGGTCGTCCAGTTCCTTGGCCGCTCCACCCCAATCATCCTCCAGAACAACAACGGGCCCTGTCCTCTGATCGCCATCT gTAATGTTCTCCTGCTGAGGCATAACCTTAATCTGAGTTCGGATGCGTCGGAGGTGTCGTTGCAGAAGCTGCTTTCTCTTGTCGCAGAAAGGCTGATTGATTCTAACAGCAACGTTCAG GACAAGGATGACGGGTATGTTAGGAATCAGCAACAGAACATAGCGGATGCAATTGATCTGCTGCCTTGTCTTGCTACAGGGATCGATGTCAATGTGCATTTCAGGAA GATAAATGATTTTGAATTTACACGGGAATGCACTATATTTGATCTCCTTGATATCGGTTTGTACCATGGGTGGATAGTTGATCCTCAG GACACTGATACTGCAGAAGCAATTGGATCTAAGTCTTATAATATGCTTGTTGCTGAGCTTGTTGCTTTCGAAACAAGGAAATCTGAGGGGGAAAATAAGGACGTGCAAGAAGAAGACTCTGTTGATTTTGCTGCTGCAGCAACTGCAACCTTGGGAGTTCCATCGCCAAGCCTTTCAAGAGGTAGATCAATTGATGATTATCCAGTCTCAGCCACTGTTGATCAAACAAGAGGGAGTGATGacatagaagaagaagaggagctgATGAGAGCCTTGAACCTCTCTAGAGCTGAAATGTCCAATCCTGTTAAGGATTCCATGTCCCCTGTTTTTGATTGGAGTAATCCATCTCCTAATTTAGAGGAAAGCACACATTCTAAGTGTTTTGGATCAGGAACTCTTGCTGATTCTTTGGGGGTACAAAATGGAGTTGAATCTCAACAATCGTATCAGTTAGACTTGTTTGCAGGACAAGAATCCATTACATCCAGTGATTGGAAGGATGGTGCCACATCAGAGGATAGTTCTTCAGTTCCGAGGATCAGTTCTGGAAATAACTCTGGTCAGACAGTCTCTGAAGGATCTGTGGAACTTTTAATGTCCAGTGATTCAGTGGAGAATGTAAGGACTCATATGTTAATACAGAATGTGTCTCTGCCTTTGCGATCTACTGATAAAGATGGTTCTAATGGGTGCTGCACTAATGAAGACCTAAGGATTGCTTCAGGAGGGGATAAATCTGTGAGACAAACATGCACTGAAGACATCTCCACATCTCAAATTCATGATAAGCCCACTGATGATCTGATCGATTGCAACTCGGCAGTTTTTTCTGGTCCAGTTGTCCATTGTTCTTATCTCCCTTCCGCAAGTGAAAGAGAAAAGCCTTCAGATGTTTCTGTGGTTGTCAGTTCAAGCCTTGAAAGAGAAGAACACATTCTTGAATCTGGACATACGGCATTTCAAAACCGAGAGCCAGTCTATGAAGGCGAGGTGGTTCTTGCTGAGCAGGATGACAAAACAGAAGAGGATAACAGTCCTACAAATTTGAAAGATGTTGTTGCTCGACACCAAT GGCAACTGATAAAGAATTTTCTGGAAAATAATGCAAGCCAATTGACTATCTATGG GTTATTTTGCTTACAAGAAGGTATTAAAGAAAGAGAACTGGGTGTCTTTTTCCGTAATAATCATTTCTGCACTATGTTAAG TGAGGATGACTCCCCAACAGAACGGTGTGGCCGAGAGGATGAACCGTACATTGACAGAGAAGGCCAGGAGTTTGAGGCTGCAGACATCACTTCCCAAAACGTTTTGGGGTGA
- the LOC103698954 gene encoding uncharacterized protein LOC103698954 isoform X1 → MSTEEQRKEAEAGAELEVVYKTKVVQFLGRSTPIILQNNNGPCPLIAICNVLLLRHNLNLSSDASEVSLQKLLSLVAERLIDSNSNVQDKDDGYVRNQQQNIADAIDLLPCLATGIDVNVHFRKINDFEFTRECTIFDLLDIGLYHGWIVDPQDTDTAEAIGSKSYNMLVAELVAFETRKSEGENKDVQEEDSVDFAAAATATLGVPSPSLSRGRSIDDYPVSATVDQTRGSDDIEEEEELMRALNLSRAEMSNPVKDSMSPVFDWSNPSPNLEESTHSKCFGSGTLADSLGVQNGVESQQSYQLDLFAGQESITSSDWKDGATSEDSSSVPRISSGNNSGQTVSEGSVELLMSSDSVENVRTHMLIQNVSLPLRSTDKDGSNGCCTNEDLRIASGGDKSVRQTCTEDISTSQIHDKPTDDLIDCNSAVFSGPVVHCSYLPSASEREKPSDVSVVVSSSLEREEHILESGHTAFQNREPVYEGEVVLAEQDDKTEEDNSPTNLKDVVARHQWQLIKNFLENNASQLTIYGLFCLQEGIKERELGVFFRNNHFCTMLSSMVNSISWLLIKHYLTVRMTPQQNGVAERMNRTLTEKARSLRLQTSLPKTFWGDAITFFCFLVNRSPNRKLDGGIPEEIWSRKKVELGHLKVFGCPAYALVEAIERSKLDPKSQKMVFIGYPQRVKGYLLWDPHSQKSTISRNVIFDEESILKRPGVADEAQKAGQDSSGRHSLAVLTCNWQLRFNNRSLNNSPNASFPNSHLLVVERGLSQVLMVSRTRSKIHTGQLSVRYGIELLPY, encoded by the exons ATGTCGACGGAGGAGCAGAGGAAGGAGGCGGAGGCCGGGGCGGAACTGGAGGTGGTCTACAAGACGAAGGTCGTCCAGTTCCTTGGCCGCTCCACCCCAATCATCCTCCAGAACAACAACGGGCCCTGTCCTCTGATCGCCATCT gTAATGTTCTCCTGCTGAGGCATAACCTTAATCTGAGTTCGGATGCGTCGGAGGTGTCGTTGCAGAAGCTGCTTTCTCTTGTCGCAGAAAGGCTGATTGATTCTAACAGCAACGTTCAG GACAAGGATGACGGGTATGTTAGGAATCAGCAACAGAACATAGCGGATGCAATTGATCTGCTGCCTTGTCTTGCTACAGGGATCGATGTCAATGTGCATTTCAGGAA GATAAATGATTTTGAATTTACACGGGAATGCACTATATTTGATCTCCTTGATATCGGTTTGTACCATGGGTGGATAGTTGATCCTCAG GACACTGATACTGCAGAAGCAATTGGATCTAAGTCTTATAATATGCTTGTTGCTGAGCTTGTTGCTTTCGAAACAAGGAAATCTGAGGGGGAAAATAAGGACGTGCAAGAAGAAGACTCTGTTGATTTTGCTGCTGCAGCAACTGCAACCTTGGGAGTTCCATCGCCAAGCCTTTCAAGAGGTAGATCAATTGATGATTATCCAGTCTCAGCCACTGTTGATCAAACAAGAGGGAGTGATGacatagaagaagaagaggagctgATGAGAGCCTTGAACCTCTCTAGAGCTGAAATGTCCAATCCTGTTAAGGATTCCATGTCCCCTGTTTTTGATTGGAGTAATCCATCTCCTAATTTAGAGGAAAGCACACATTCTAAGTGTTTTGGATCAGGAACTCTTGCTGATTCTTTGGGGGTACAAAATGGAGTTGAATCTCAACAATCGTATCAGTTAGACTTGTTTGCAGGACAAGAATCCATTACATCCAGTGATTGGAAGGATGGTGCCACATCAGAGGATAGTTCTTCAGTTCCGAGGATCAGTTCTGGAAATAACTCTGGTCAGACAGTCTCTGAAGGATCTGTGGAACTTTTAATGTCCAGTGATTCAGTGGAGAATGTAAGGACTCATATGTTAATACAGAATGTGTCTCTGCCTTTGCGATCTACTGATAAAGATGGTTCTAATGGGTGCTGCACTAATGAAGACCTAAGGATTGCTTCAGGAGGGGATAAATCTGTGAGACAAACATGCACTGAAGACATCTCCACATCTCAAATTCATGATAAGCCCACTGATGATCTGATCGATTGCAACTCGGCAGTTTTTTCTGGTCCAGTTGTCCATTGTTCTTATCTCCCTTCCGCAAGTGAAAGAGAAAAGCCTTCAGATGTTTCTGTGGTTGTCAGTTCAAGCCTTGAAAGAGAAGAACACATTCTTGAATCTGGACATACGGCATTTCAAAACCGAGAGCCAGTCTATGAAGGCGAGGTGGTTCTTGCTGAGCAGGATGACAAAACAGAAGAGGATAACAGTCCTACAAATTTGAAAGATGTTGTTGCTCGACACCAAT GGCAACTGATAAAGAATTTTCTGGAAAATAATGCAAGCCAATTGACTATCTATGG GTTATTTTGCTTACAAGAAGGTATTAAAGAAAGAGAACTGGGTGTCTTTTTCCGTAATAATCATTTCTGCACTATGTTAAG TTCAATGGTGAACTCTATCTCTTGGCTACTGATCAAACACTATCTCACAGTGAGGATGACTCCCCAACAGAACGGTGTGGCCGAGAGGATGAACCGTACATTGACAGAGAAGGCCAGGAGTTTGAGGCTGCAGACATCACTTCCCAAAACGTTTTGGGGTGATGCGataacttttttttgttttcttgttaaCAGGTCCCCCAATAGAAAGCTTGATGGAGGCATTCCAGAGGAGATCTGGAGTAGGAAGAAGGTGGAGCTTGGCCACCTAAAGGTATTCGGTTGCCCAGCCTATGCATTAGTGGAGGCAATCGAAAGAAGCAAACTTGATCCGAAATCACAGAAGATGGTCTTCATCGGATATCCACAAAGGGTCAAGGGTTATTTGCTGTGGGATCCTCATTCACAGAAGTCCACCATCAGTAGgaatgttatttttgatgaagaGAGCATCCTAAAGAGGCCGGGAGTAGCAGATGAAGCGCAAAAGGCTGGGCAGGACAGCAGTGGACGGCACTCACTAGCAG
- the LOC103698954 gene encoding uncharacterized protein LOC103698954 isoform X8: protein MSTEEQRKEAEAGAELEVVYKTKVVQFLGRSTPIILQNNNGPCPLIAICNVLLLRHNLNLSSDASEVSLQKLLSLVAERLIDSNSNVQDKDDGYVRNQQQNIADAIDLLPCLATGIDVNVHFRKINDFEFTRECTIFDLLDIGLYHGWIVDPQDTDTAEAIGSKSYNMLVAELVAFETRKSEGENKDVQEEDSVDFAAAATATLGVPSPSLSRGRSIDDYPVSATVDQTRGSDDIEEEEELMRALNLSRAEMSNPVKDSMSPVFDWSNPSPNLEESTHSKCFGSGTLADSLGVQNGVESQQSYQLDLFAGQESITSSDWKDGATSEDSSSVPRISSGNNSGQTVSEGSVELLMSSDSVENVRTHMLIQNVSLPLRSTDKDGSNGCCTNEDLRIASGGDKSVRQTCTEDISTSQIHDKPTDDLIDCNSAVFSGPVVHCSYLPSASEREKPSDVSVVVSSSLEREEHILESGHTAFQNREPVYEGEVVLAEQDDKTEEDNSPTNLKDVVARHQWQLIKNFLENNASQLTIYGLFCLQEGIKERELGVFFRNNHFCTMLSSDLQLAIALQQQEFEQQPQRQLSQQPPVSGRTRLVTGSHG from the exons ATGTCGACGGAGGAGCAGAGGAAGGAGGCGGAGGCCGGGGCGGAACTGGAGGTGGTCTACAAGACGAAGGTCGTCCAGTTCCTTGGCCGCTCCACCCCAATCATCCTCCAGAACAACAACGGGCCCTGTCCTCTGATCGCCATCT gTAATGTTCTCCTGCTGAGGCATAACCTTAATCTGAGTTCGGATGCGTCGGAGGTGTCGTTGCAGAAGCTGCTTTCTCTTGTCGCAGAAAGGCTGATTGATTCTAACAGCAACGTTCAG GACAAGGATGACGGGTATGTTAGGAATCAGCAACAGAACATAGCGGATGCAATTGATCTGCTGCCTTGTCTTGCTACAGGGATCGATGTCAATGTGCATTTCAGGAA GATAAATGATTTTGAATTTACACGGGAATGCACTATATTTGATCTCCTTGATATCGGTTTGTACCATGGGTGGATAGTTGATCCTCAG GACACTGATACTGCAGAAGCAATTGGATCTAAGTCTTATAATATGCTTGTTGCTGAGCTTGTTGCTTTCGAAACAAGGAAATCTGAGGGGGAAAATAAGGACGTGCAAGAAGAAGACTCTGTTGATTTTGCTGCTGCAGCAACTGCAACCTTGGGAGTTCCATCGCCAAGCCTTTCAAGAGGTAGATCAATTGATGATTATCCAGTCTCAGCCACTGTTGATCAAACAAGAGGGAGTGATGacatagaagaagaagaggagctgATGAGAGCCTTGAACCTCTCTAGAGCTGAAATGTCCAATCCTGTTAAGGATTCCATGTCCCCTGTTTTTGATTGGAGTAATCCATCTCCTAATTTAGAGGAAAGCACACATTCTAAGTGTTTTGGATCAGGAACTCTTGCTGATTCTTTGGGGGTACAAAATGGAGTTGAATCTCAACAATCGTATCAGTTAGACTTGTTTGCAGGACAAGAATCCATTACATCCAGTGATTGGAAGGATGGTGCCACATCAGAGGATAGTTCTTCAGTTCCGAGGATCAGTTCTGGAAATAACTCTGGTCAGACAGTCTCTGAAGGATCTGTGGAACTTTTAATGTCCAGTGATTCAGTGGAGAATGTAAGGACTCATATGTTAATACAGAATGTGTCTCTGCCTTTGCGATCTACTGATAAAGATGGTTCTAATGGGTGCTGCACTAATGAAGACCTAAGGATTGCTTCAGGAGGGGATAAATCTGTGAGACAAACATGCACTGAAGACATCTCCACATCTCAAATTCATGATAAGCCCACTGATGATCTGATCGATTGCAACTCGGCAGTTTTTTCTGGTCCAGTTGTCCATTGTTCTTATCTCCCTTCCGCAAGTGAAAGAGAAAAGCCTTCAGATGTTTCTGTGGTTGTCAGTTCAAGCCTTGAAAGAGAAGAACACATTCTTGAATCTGGACATACGGCATTTCAAAACCGAGAGCCAGTCTATGAAGGCGAGGTGGTTCTTGCTGAGCAGGATGACAAAACAGAAGAGGATAACAGTCCTACAAATTTGAAAGATGTTGTTGCTCGACACCAAT GGCAACTGATAAAGAATTTTCTGGAAAATAATGCAAGCCAATTGACTATCTATGG GTTATTTTGCTTACAAGAAGGTATTAAAGAAAGAGAACTGGGTGTCTTTTTCCGTAATAATCATTTCTGCACTATGTTAAG
- the LOC103698954 gene encoding uncharacterized protein LOC103698954 isoform X4, with product MSTEEQRKEAEAGAELEVVYKTKVVQFLGRSTPIILQNNNGPCPLIAICNVLLLRHNLNLSSDASEVSLQKLLSLVAERLIDSNSNVQDKDDGYVRNQQQNIADAIDLLPCLATGIDVNVHFRKINDFEFTRECTIFDLLDIGLYHGWIVDPQDTDTAEAIGSKSYNMLVAELVAFETRKSEGENKDVQEEDSVDFAAAATATLGVPSPSLSRGRSIDDYPVSATVDQTRGSDDIEEEEELMRALNLSRAEMSNPVKDSMSPVFDWSNPSPNLEESTHSKCFGSGTLADSLGVQNGVESQQSYQLDLFAGQESITSSDWKDGATSEDSSSVPRISSGNNSGQTVSEGSVELLMSSDSVENVRTHMLIQNVSLPLRSTDKDGSNGCCTNEDLRIASGGDKSVRQTCTEDISTSQIHDKPTDDLIDCNSAVFSGPVVHCSYLPSASEREKPSDVSVVVSSSLEREEHILESGHTAFQNREPVYEGEVVLAEQDDKTEEDNSPTNLKDVVARHQWQLIKNFLENNASQLTIYGLFCLQEGIKERELGVFFRNNHFCTMLSSMVNSISWLLIKHYLTVRMTPQQNGVAERMNRTLTEKARSLRLQTSLPKTFWGDAITFFCFLVNRSPNRKLDGGIPEEIWSRKKVELGHLKVFGCPAYALVEAIERSKLDPKSQKMVFIGYPQRVKGYLLWDPHSQKSTISRNVIFDEESILKRPGVADEAQKAGQDSSGRHSLAVLTCNWQLRFNNRSLNNSPNASFPNSHLLVVERGLSQVLMLH from the exons ATGTCGACGGAGGAGCAGAGGAAGGAGGCGGAGGCCGGGGCGGAACTGGAGGTGGTCTACAAGACGAAGGTCGTCCAGTTCCTTGGCCGCTCCACCCCAATCATCCTCCAGAACAACAACGGGCCCTGTCCTCTGATCGCCATCT gTAATGTTCTCCTGCTGAGGCATAACCTTAATCTGAGTTCGGATGCGTCGGAGGTGTCGTTGCAGAAGCTGCTTTCTCTTGTCGCAGAAAGGCTGATTGATTCTAACAGCAACGTTCAG GACAAGGATGACGGGTATGTTAGGAATCAGCAACAGAACATAGCGGATGCAATTGATCTGCTGCCTTGTCTTGCTACAGGGATCGATGTCAATGTGCATTTCAGGAA GATAAATGATTTTGAATTTACACGGGAATGCACTATATTTGATCTCCTTGATATCGGTTTGTACCATGGGTGGATAGTTGATCCTCAG GACACTGATACTGCAGAAGCAATTGGATCTAAGTCTTATAATATGCTTGTTGCTGAGCTTGTTGCTTTCGAAACAAGGAAATCTGAGGGGGAAAATAAGGACGTGCAAGAAGAAGACTCTGTTGATTTTGCTGCTGCAGCAACTGCAACCTTGGGAGTTCCATCGCCAAGCCTTTCAAGAGGTAGATCAATTGATGATTATCCAGTCTCAGCCACTGTTGATCAAACAAGAGGGAGTGATGacatagaagaagaagaggagctgATGAGAGCCTTGAACCTCTCTAGAGCTGAAATGTCCAATCCTGTTAAGGATTCCATGTCCCCTGTTTTTGATTGGAGTAATCCATCTCCTAATTTAGAGGAAAGCACACATTCTAAGTGTTTTGGATCAGGAACTCTTGCTGATTCTTTGGGGGTACAAAATGGAGTTGAATCTCAACAATCGTATCAGTTAGACTTGTTTGCAGGACAAGAATCCATTACATCCAGTGATTGGAAGGATGGTGCCACATCAGAGGATAGTTCTTCAGTTCCGAGGATCAGTTCTGGAAATAACTCTGGTCAGACAGTCTCTGAAGGATCTGTGGAACTTTTAATGTCCAGTGATTCAGTGGAGAATGTAAGGACTCATATGTTAATACAGAATGTGTCTCTGCCTTTGCGATCTACTGATAAAGATGGTTCTAATGGGTGCTGCACTAATGAAGACCTAAGGATTGCTTCAGGAGGGGATAAATCTGTGAGACAAACATGCACTGAAGACATCTCCACATCTCAAATTCATGATAAGCCCACTGATGATCTGATCGATTGCAACTCGGCAGTTTTTTCTGGTCCAGTTGTCCATTGTTCTTATCTCCCTTCCGCAAGTGAAAGAGAAAAGCCTTCAGATGTTTCTGTGGTTGTCAGTTCAAGCCTTGAAAGAGAAGAACACATTCTTGAATCTGGACATACGGCATTTCAAAACCGAGAGCCAGTCTATGAAGGCGAGGTGGTTCTTGCTGAGCAGGATGACAAAACAGAAGAGGATAACAGTCCTACAAATTTGAAAGATGTTGTTGCTCGACACCAAT GGCAACTGATAAAGAATTTTCTGGAAAATAATGCAAGCCAATTGACTATCTATGG GTTATTTTGCTTACAAGAAGGTATTAAAGAAAGAGAACTGGGTGTCTTTTTCCGTAATAATCATTTCTGCACTATGTTAAG TTCAATGGTGAACTCTATCTCTTGGCTACTGATCAAACACTATCTCACAGTGAGGATGACTCCCCAACAGAACGGTGTGGCCGAGAGGATGAACCGTACATTGACAGAGAAGGCCAGGAGTTTGAGGCTGCAGACATCACTTCCCAAAACGTTTTGGGGTGATGCGataacttttttttgttttcttgttaaCAGGTCCCCCAATAGAAAGCTTGATGGAGGCATTCCAGAGGAGATCTGGAGTAGGAAGAAGGTGGAGCTTGGCCACCTAAAGGTATTCGGTTGCCCAGCCTATGCATTAGTGGAGGCAATCGAAAGAAGCAAACTTGATCCGAAATCACAGAAGATGGTCTTCATCGGATATCCACAAAGGGTCAAGGGTTATTTGCTGTGGGATCCTCATTCACAGAAGTCCACCATCAGTAGgaatgttatttttgatgaagaGAGCATCCTAAAGAGGCCGGGAGTAGCAGATGAAGCGCAAAAGGCTGGGCAGGACAGCAGTGGACGGCACTCACTAGCAG